Proteins encoded by one window of Ignavibacteriota bacterium:
- a CDS encoding response regulator produces MSQALKIIQFDADENKELNKSNLSSSKINSVVYKPIQYSATITALLGVVSLILEIKLYFQFSYELYLARLFPTVFSFITLIAINSKLGKKHQVGLLHFYLVSMIISISFFAYKVPQNFSYNLMGALLLILVMSHFTIWKIRNQILVAFYFIASFLTAAILSNIFLLNDINSWVFGSGVAALLGVSILSNSLKNTSNNKVKLPQIISTAENNNTNESENEYSSYFQRSLVPLFQLNLDGTIKYANQAFNEIIGNLQEPDFKSYNFFENFINNEKIKSHILKKLEGKGRIENYRLTNTGKDGNEEIYLMDCKLDSSSKDNQFFEGTIKNVTVQITKEREILKESIKDLKNANSKVIPNLSSEKNKKSNLVAKLGHELRTPMNSVLGFLTLIENGLFESENELKEFSRSAKLSAQSLMNMLNNVVELSKIENDEIDIIESEFDIKKEIEKVITNFGPYLKEKNLSLTYNISENISERITLDPIKYNQVLMNLVTNAISSSEGGNIKILVSSRISTDKKFELITTVEDTSNGMEKNKLDELMNVDLTNGIFKSKITTNVLNIIICKELLKLMEGKLYAKSEIGKGSKFGFGLYLKDLNINKNANDVSRNENNFNKFIGNKPILLLVEDNPISRKVEKKLLEDAGYYVDCVDNGLEAIEKVKSANYNLVLMDIELKDLNGLETTKKIRSLSEPVSKIPIVAVTAHSSMKDREKCLLAGMNDYISKPINITFLKMTIDQWLNKSAVK; encoded by the coding sequence ATGAGCCAAGCCCTAAAAATTATTCAATTTGATGCTGATGAAAATAAAGAGTTGAATAAATCAAATCTCAGCTCTTCCAAAATAAATTCTGTAGTTTATAAACCTATTCAATATTCCGCGACAATTACGGCACTCCTTGGTGTGGTTTCATTAATTTTAGAGATCAAATTATATTTCCAATTTTCATATGAATTATACTTAGCAAGATTATTTCCGACTGTTTTTTCTTTTATAACCTTAATTGCTATAAACTCAAAGTTAGGTAAAAAACATCAAGTAGGATTATTGCATTTTTATCTTGTTTCAATGATAATTTCAATAAGTTTTTTTGCATATAAAGTTCCGCAAAACTTCTCATACAATTTAATGGGCGCTTTACTTTTAATTTTGGTTATGTCCCATTTTACAATTTGGAAAATTCGAAATCAGATCTTAGTTGCTTTTTATTTTATCGCTTCATTTTTAACCGCGGCAATATTATCTAACATTTTTTTATTAAATGATATTAATTCGTGGGTTTTTGGAAGTGGTGTAGCAGCATTACTTGGAGTTTCTATTTTATCAAATTCACTCAAAAATACATCAAATAACAAAGTTAAATTACCTCAAATCATTTCAACTGCGGAGAATAATAATACTAATGAATCTGAAAATGAATATAGCAGTTATTTTCAAAGATCGTTAGTTCCTCTATTTCAATTGAATTTGGACGGAACAATTAAATATGCAAATCAAGCATTTAATGAAATAATTGGAAATCTGCAGGAGCCGGATTTTAAGTCCTACAATTTTTTTGAAAATTTTATTAATAATGAAAAGATTAAATCTCATATCCTTAAAAAGCTTGAAGGTAAAGGCAGAATAGAAAATTACAGATTGACGAATACCGGCAAAGACGGAAATGAAGAAATTTATTTGATGGACTGCAAACTTGATTCAAGCTCAAAAGACAATCAATTTTTTGAAGGCACAATTAAGAATGTAACAGTACAAATTACTAAGGAAAGAGAAATACTTAAAGAATCAATAAAAGATTTAAAAAATGCTAATTCAAAAGTAATTCCAAATTTATCATCGGAAAAAAACAAGAAGTCAAATCTTGTTGCAAAATTGGGACATGAACTAAGAACTCCGATGAACTCCGTTTTGGGATTTTTAACTTTAATTGAAAACGGACTTTTTGAATCGGAAAACGAATTGAAAGAATTTTCAAGAAGTGCAAAATTATCAGCACAATCATTGATGAATATGTTAAATAATGTTGTAGAACTTTCTAAAATTGAAAATGATGAAATTGATATCATTGAATCCGAATTCGACATTAAAAAAGAAATTGAAAAAGTAATAACAAACTTTGGCCCCTATTTAAAAGAAAAGAATTTATCTTTAACATATAACATAAGTGAGAACATTTCTGAAAGAATTACTTTAGATCCAATAAAGTATAATCAGGTTCTGATGAACCTTGTAACAAATGCCATTAGTTCATCCGAAGGTGGAAATATTAAAATTTTGGTAAGTTCACGTATAAGTACAGATAAAAAATTTGAATTAATTACAACTGTTGAAGATACAAGCAATGGAATGGAAAAAAACAAATTAGACGAATTGATGAATGTCGATTTAACCAACGGAATATTTAAATCAAAAATCACTACCAATGTACTTAATATTATTATTTGTAAAGAATTACTAAAATTGATGGAAGGCAAACTATACGCAAAATCCGAAATTGGAAAAGGAAGCAAATTCGGATTCGGCCTGTATTTGAAAGATTTGAATATAAATAAAAATGCGAATGATGTTAGCAGAAATGAAAATAATTTTAATAAGTTTATAGGCAATAAACCAATACTTTTGCTTGTTGAGGATAATCCAATTAGCAGAAAAGTAGAGAAAAAGTTATTAGAAGATGCAGGTTATTATGTTGATTGTGTTGATAATGGTTTAGAAGCAATTGAAAAAGTTAAATCGGCAAACTATAATTTAGTTTTAATGGATATTGAACTGAAAGATTTGAATGGTTTGGAAACGACTAAAAAAATCAGGTCACTTTCTGAACCGGTAAGTAAGATTCCAATCGTTGCCGTAACCGCGCATTCAAGTATGAAGGATAGAGAAAAATGCCTGTTAGCCGGTATGAATGATTACATTTCAAAACCAATTAATATTACATTTCTTAAAATGACAATTGACCAATGGCTTAATAAATCTGCTGTAAAATAA
- the rocD gene encoding ornithine--oxo-acid transaminase → MFSNDFMELEDKFGAHNYHPLPVVLAKGEGVFLWDVEGKKYFDFLSAYSAVNQGHCHPKIINTLIEQAKTLTLTSRAFYNNALGPYEKYITEYFGFDKVLPMNSGAEADETALKICRRWAYDKKGIPENEAKIIVCEGNFHGRTITVISMSTDPDSYKGFGPYTPGFIKIPYNDLSALEKALDDKNVAGFLVEPIQGEAGVFVPDEGYLTKAYEMCKSKNVLFIADEVQTGIARTGKLLACDHENVKPDILILGKALSGGVMPVSAVLANDEIMLVIKPGEHGSTFGGNPLACKVAVTALEVVKDEKLAERAEKLGKIFREEILKVKSDMIELVRGKGLLNAIIIKPKNGKEAWDVCVKMKENGLLAKPTHQHIIRFAPPLVITEEQILESVEIIKKSLEEI, encoded by the coding sequence ATGTTTTCTAATGATTTTATGGAGCTTGAAGATAAATTTGGCGCACATAATTATCATCCGCTTCCTGTAGTTTTGGCTAAAGGAGAAGGCGTATTTTTATGGGATGTAGAAGGAAAAAAATATTTCGACTTTTTATCTGCATATTCTGCCGTTAATCAAGGTCACTGTCACCCCAAAATTATTAATACTCTAATTGAACAGGCAAAAACGCTGACTTTAACTTCAAGGGCATTTTACAACAATGCGCTTGGACCATACGAAAAATATATAACCGAATATTTTGGATTTGATAAAGTTCTTCCCATGAATTCCGGCGCGGAAGCTGATGAAACGGCGCTAAAAATTTGCCGAAGATGGGCGTATGATAAAAAAGGAATACCTGAAAATGAAGCTAAAATTATTGTATGCGAAGGAAATTTTCATGGAAGAACGATTACTGTAATTTCAATGTCAACCGATCCTGATTCATACAAAGGATTTGGACCTTATACACCCGGATTTATTAAAATACCATATAATGATTTATCCGCATTGGAAAAAGCATTAGATGATAAAAATGTCGCCGGATTTTTAGTTGAACCAATTCAAGGCGAAGCCGGAGTTTTTGTTCCCGACGAAGGTTATTTGACGAAAGCTTACGAAATGTGTAAATCAAAAAATGTACTTTTTATTGCCGATGAAGTACAGACAGGAATTGCAAGAACCGGAAAACTTTTAGCTTGTGATCATGAAAACGTTAAACCGGATATTTTAATTTTAGGAAAAGCTCTATCAGGCGGAGTAATGCCGGTTTCCGCGGTTTTGGCAAATGATGAAATTATGCTGGTTATAAAACCGGGAGAACACGGGTCAACATTTGGCGGAAATCCGCTAGCTTGTAAAGTTGCCGTTACTGCTTTGGAAGTTGTAAAAGATGAAAAATTGGCGGAAAGAGCTGAAAAGCTGGGCAAAATTTTCCGTGAAGAAATATTGAAAGTAAAATCGGATATGATTGAATTGGTACGCGGAAAAGGTTTGTTAAATGCGATAATTATTAAACCTAAAAATGGCAAAGAAGCTTGGGATGTATGTGTTAAAATGAAAGAAAACGGTCTTCTTGCCAAACCGACACATCAGCATATAATTAGATTTGCTCCTCCTTTGGTAATAACAGAAGAACAAATTTTAGAATCAGTTGAAATTATTAAAAAGTCTTTAGAAGAAATTTAA